The following nucleotide sequence is from Chryseobacterium sp. CY350.
GAAAAGATCCAACTTGATATTGATTTATACTTCCAAACTCATATTAGCAATGAAGAGAAAATAATTCAGTTTATCAAATTATTTTGGTTTTATAAACGTGAAGAGACATTATATTATATTTACAATAAAGTTGTAAATACAAAGCAATTAGATGATCCTTATTATATTTCTACATATGGTACCAATGAATTTGTTTATGAAGAGGATATAATCATCTCCTTACTTAATCCTTTTTTTACACATTACACGGAAGACAGTTTTATTAGTTCCGTAGAGCTTGCATTTGAATATGTAAAGAGAAATCATGAAGCATTTCCAGAACTTATAAGAAGGCTTAAGGAAAATATTAGCTTCGATGATGATGACGAGTTCAATAATAACTTTGAAAAGCAAAAGGAGTTTTGTAATTTATTGATCTCCAGATCAAATGAAGGACAAATCCATTATAAAGAGGCTTTTTTAGGACTTGCTTCTAATTTTTTGAAACACAGCAACAGAGTCTTCAAGACAGCCCGTAATGAAAATGCCTTTACGCATTACAATTACAGTATCCCTCTAAATGAAACAGTTAAGTACATCAGGACAAATGCTTGGAAACACCTTTTTCTATTATATGATAAATATCCAGAACGAGTATTAAAAATTATCAATGACTGGAAACCCTTTTTTGGTGATATGAATAAAAAAATGTTGACTTACGATCTTTCACTTATCTTACCGTTTATCGAAGAGAAATTAGATTCAAAAAGTTTTACTGATATTAATTTTGTGCAAAATTTTGTCAGTTGGCTTCGATATAATAAGATCACAAATATAAAATATCTTCATTTAAATAAATTGTTCAGCAATAGTGAGTACGACGATTTTAAAGTGTTTGACTGGACTGGGGGAAGCCGGAAGAAAAATATTGAAAATCTGAGTCACGCTGATTACAAGAAGATGAGGACTACAGAAATATCAAAACATTTTATTTTTAAGAATACTTCAGATTTTAAAAGATTTGGCACCCTACTTAAAAATAACTTTTTAGCTTTCCAAGATAGTGGAAGAAACCTGGATTCTGTTAATGTGATCATAGAAAGTACATTTAAAAGAAATAAAAAAATTGGATTTGAACTCTTAAAATATTTTTTAAAGAATCATGCAAAAACTCGAATTTCCATTCCTTACAAAGCCGTTTCTTTGGTTACAAATGATGAAGAGTTCAGTTCTTTATTTTATAAATTTTTAAAAAGTTGGAAACACCTTGATTGCTATCGCTTAAAATTTGTATTTTTTGAAGTTTTGGAAGAACATCTTGTAACACAACTATACGTTAAGGAGCTGTACAGCCTTGTGAAAAATATCGACGATCGTATTCACTTCGGTTTCAGCTGGCTATCCAAATTCTCCAAATATCAAGAATCCATATTTACAGATTTTCTCCATATCATTTATAAAAAGAAGGTTGAGGGACTACCTATTTCTATTGACGATGAAATTTTTGAGAATTTTACCTTCCAGCTTAAAGATGATATTACTATTCTTCAGAAACTATACCTTTTAGAAATAATTGCGAATCCTAATCATTTTGATTATGAAAGGGATGGTTTGAAATCATTATTAGAGATTGATAAAGATTTTATTTTTCGCTATGTAGAATTGCATTATTACACTGCGGGCAGAAAGAAAATCAGTAGTAGCGATAACCTAGGCTTTGTCTGGGAGATGTATAATGACGATTATTTAGAAGAATTATTCAAAAGTATCATTAAAAACACTTTAAGCATTGGTTTTGGAGAAGAAGAAATAGATATGTTTTTTAAAAATATCTCAGAAACTGGCAAAGCAAAAGCCTTAGTTTTTCTACGCAAAATGATTGTGAAAAAGGCAAAAAATGTTCCTTTTGTCAATTGTGTGATCAGATTAATAAGACGTTATTATTCACATGAATTCGAAAATTTTCTATTGCTTTATGTCGAGCATAATGCTAATACAGAAGATTTTTCAAGAATTTGGTGGAGGGGGAATGGCGGAACTTATTCAGGAGATGTCAATATAGGCGAGGTTCATAGAAATGATTGGCAGAGAATTTACAAAATTATAGAAAAGGGGAAAAATCAGCTGAATCTTATTCCGATTAAAAACTCGATTAAAGAAGAAATTAACTCATCTATAGAACAAGCAGAGAGAGAAAGATTGAGGAAATTTATACGGTCAAGGTAGTACTAGAGTGTAGGTGTTTTAATATTAGCCCAAGAACTCATTTAAATGTTGTCAATTTCGTTGCAGACATTAATAATGTGATCCAATCCATAAAGCAATTCAGACTCGTTAATGTTCATCCATCTAAAAAATTGAACAATTAGATTATAGCTTTGCCTAGTATAATTAGTGTTAATTACAGCATTATTAGGAACAAAGCATATGGGTTCATGATGTGCAATCCTATTTCTAAGGTCATTTATCTTCGCTAATTCATTGAAAATAAAGGTGTGATTATACTGTATGGTTGGAGTACTTGTAGGTTTTGAAGGAAAAATCTGCAATAAATTTTGTCCTCCAGCTAAAAACTGTGGCTTAGCAAATAAATACCTCCATAATCCAAAGTCTAGTTCAGCAACCAACTTTGGATGGGTATATGAGACTCCAAGTTTTTGTTTCGTGTTGGAAATTATGTTTTTGGTTGTTCTGGATTGAACAGTGTCGAGCTGTCCACCGGCTAAGACAAAATCTTTCAACCACTCCGGTCCAAAAAGGTTCGTGTAATGACGATCGATGGCGTTTCTCAAAGCTACTTCGAAACAACTAACTATAGTGAACATTTCCTGAGATAGTTTTAAATTTTTTCTATATAATGTCATAGCTTTTCTTGTATCAAGACTAACGGCATTTAGATATCTATTGATCCGTGGTTCCGACATTATATTTTTAAAATCTTCAAATCTCATTTATAAACTTTTTTAGGAATAGTTGCTAATATAAAAAAATATTACTATATTTGCTACATATTATTCCCGATATGCCCCTGAGTTTTACTCAAGCTATCGGGTTCTGTTTTTATATACCCTTGCTTGTTCGCAGTAAATTGTGAAAGTTCAGTATTTTAACTAATACAATTTGCCAGATTTTGTGGCAAATATTTCTTTAGTGATTTCACAAATTTAAATTCTTTTCCAATTATCATCTATATTTTTTGACCAACGCTTTAAAACTAACTTCATCACCGATTGAAATTTTATTTGTTTCAGTAATATTTTCAAGTTTTTCATCATCAAAAATATTATTCATTTCACTGAAAAAATGTTGAGTAATAAAATTATTGATAACGACAGTTAAATACTCAAATGTCAATAATTTTTTTGCACAATTCGTTTTATTAAAACTATTTACATCTACTCCATGCAATATCAAGTTTCTTTCATTGTATAATTCGTTACAGAAATACGAAATGAAATGTTCATCGAAAAAATCTTTAATTGCTGTTTTATTCATTAAATCACCAATAGTAAAATTCATCATTTCTTTTCCGTTCGATTGAAGTAAAACTCTTTTACTGTTTACTGTTTTAAACAGAGGTTTCTCAAACTTATCATATAAATCTGCAAAGTCCCATAAAATTCCTTCTATCGTTGGTAGTATAGAGTACATAACACTTGAGAAAAGTCCCTGGGAATATGTCAGAATACAGTTTTGGATTATTATTGACCGTTCTGAAAAACTATTTAAGATATGATTATCAAATCGTTTTTCGATTACGTTCTTGTTGCTTTCGATGTATTGTTCGATAAAATCTGTTAAGGAGTCACCATCTTTAAATTTGTAATATAGATTGCGATATTCACCAATCGTGAGTTTATCAATAAACCATTTGAATGGAAATGTCAACCATTCACTTTCGATTTCAATATTACAAATCGATAATCGTTCAGGCTTTTCTATAATGGATGCGAGCGACTCTAATATTAGTTCAGGATTGCCATCAATGTTAATGTTCAGAAGCTTCTCATTAATCTCAAATTGGTTGATTTTTATTTGCAAGATGATCTGTTTAGTAACATCGTATTGCCTGACAAATTCTTTGTTTTCGGATTTATTAAAACAAGAAGTAATTATATTAGCTGCTTCAGCATTTTTTGATTGTTCTTTTAGATAATTTATCTGATCAACTTTACTGCTCGTAATGTTTTGATATAAGCTTTTTTTTGTTTGATAAAATTTTTTAAGCGTTTTTGTTTTGCGATCTTCAAATAAATTTTCGATTTTATCAATTCTCTTTGATGTTTTATAATTACTTATTGCTAAATAAATCTCTTTAAGTTCAGGTGTGTGAGTATACTGTCTATCATATTCTGATAGAGAAAGAATGGTAATGCCGTTAGCTAACAAAATTTTATTTGTATCTGATATTTTAGATACTGATCTTAATCTTACTTTTTCTTTAAAGTAATGCTCAACTAAATATTCTGGAGTCAACCTTTGATAATTTAAAGTTTTTAATTAGTTTGACACTTTTTCAAAGCGATATTTTTTTTCCCTTAAAATAAAAGCATCTTTACCTCCTTCAACAATATCTGCAATATGTTCTCTGATTCCCATTGATTTTAACAAATCTTTCTCTTCAGCATTTAACGATGATGTATTTTCAATAGCACCGTTTACATAATCAAATAAAAATTTACTTGAAGAATCAATGTCATTTTGACCTTTTTGGTTTGCAACGATAATGTTTTCCGAGTCTGCATTCACAACTATATTTGCGTTATGTGTTACTACAATAATTTGTCTTTCAAGCTTCTTATTTTTCAAATAAAAAACTAAATCTTGGGTTATAGATCTATTATCAAGATTGTCCTCGGGTTGGTCGATTAGAATTGGGGACTTAGATTTACTTAGTCCAATAATCAGCATTAAAATAACAAAACTTGCCTTACCAGTTGACATCTCTCCAAGTTTATCATTTTTATAGGTAATTTTCCAATAGTCAAAGAAATAATCCTCTAATAATGTTTTAATTGCTTGCTTTTTGTCAACTCTCGGAAGAATTGCATAATTTTCGTTACAAATCTCATTGAAAACTTTTTCAATTTCTACCTTAATTACATCATATTCAAAATCTGATGTTGCTTTTTTATTCTCATTAAATATTTCAGGATAATTATTATAATGCGCTTTTCTTCCATCACTAATTGCATAAATGTTTTTGTATAATTTCGCAAAATTAAATTGAGAAATACCATCTATTTTTAATCCGTCTTTTTCAAGCTCTGTTGTTCTATCTTTCAGGTCATTAATGATTTGTTGGTATTCCACAAAAACACTATCATACATTTTAAAGATGTCATCCCTACATTTAGTGATTGATTCAATTTTTTCTGTTTTGCTTTTATTTAGCTGATCAATTTCTGTGAGAAGCTTTTTATCTGACGCTATTGAATCATTAAGTATTTTAACTTGTTGTTGAATTTCTTCATTTTTTTGAAAAGGTTTTAATTCTTCGTCAGTGATTTTGATATCATTTTCAATTGAGGTAGCAAGTTCTTTATATTTATTATCGTGGACAAATATTCTAATACCCTCCTCATTAGTTTCAGTTTTAATTTCTTTAGCCAGAGAATCAATCTCATTTTTAACAGTTGTAATTATATCTAATTTTTGACGATAATATTCTCTAATATCTTTATTTTTAATTCCATCAAGAAAAGTTTGATTAGAAGCTGCTAAGTTGTCAGTGTGTTGCCCAAGTTCTTTTAATGAGTCAACAGTATGCCTATAATCATTTCTAAATTCTTCTTTTTTCTGTGTATTGAGTTCATGTTTTTCCTGAATTTCTTTATATTTTTCCAACTCTTCATCAGATAAGCCAGCTTCTTTATTTAACTCAACAACTTTTTCATCATTAGTCTTGATATTTGTCTCCAAAACCTCTTTGTTAGACTTTGTTTTAAGGTCAGTTTCTATTTTATTAATATCATCATTTAATTCAAAATACTGATTTATCAAATCTTCTCTTTCTTTATCAAAATCTCTAACATTTTTAATAAATATATCATATTTTGACCTTGAGTCAGGGTCTTCATTAATTAGTTCTCTAACTAATTTATTAAGTGGACGTCCTTTTTTATTAAGTTCAGGCTCCGCTAGTTTGACCAAATAGTTCTGAGGAATATATTTTAAGTCAGGAATAATAGAGTTTTCGTCTTCATCTCTGAACATGGACTGTGAAATGCTTGATTGTGAAGTAACTTCAAAATTAAAATGTACGTCCATTGATTTTAAATTATATTTTTCTTCATCATTTTCGTTTAACAATATTTCTTGATCAGGAAGAAGTGTCTTTGCAATTGAATACAATAAAATTGATTTGCCTGAAGATTTACCACCAATAATAACATTTAGGTTTGGATGAAGGTAAATATATTGATCTGAAAAAGTCTTTTTTGGTGAAAAAAACTTAACCCTATCAATGATGACCTTGTCTTCTTTGAAGTCTGGCCTAGATGGTTGTATTTTAACTCTTTGTTCAGGCTCAAAACATATCTGACGTAGTCCTTCAAAAGTAAGATCTGCTTTAACCCAAGTAAATTTGCTAAATAGAGTAGTCTCTGAATGAGAGTCACATCCTACAAGACAAGCTTTTAAGGACCCCCTCTGACTTATTACATCTTCTACTTCTTTTTTATAAATTTCTTCAGTGTAACCTTCAGTTCCTTCAAGTCTTTTTCCTAAAAAATAGTTTACATCCTTTGTATTGTTTGAAAAGATACATTGTGAAATTTTATATATTGAAGTTCTTAAGCCGTCTAATGAACCTTCTTCATTATCAAACAAGTCATAATGCTTTTGAATTCCTGAAGCTCCATCATTGTTAGAATTACTCACGACAAATATGCAGTTTTCGTTAAACCTGTTATTGTTTCCGATAAGTTCTTTCAAAGATTTTAAATCGATCACAAAATTATCAACTCCCTTTTTGTATCGAAGGTCATCGGTTTGTAAATTTCCATCTAACTCTCTGCCGTAGTCTGTCAAACCATGTCTGTTCATTTTTTTTCCTTCTTGGTTTTCGAGATGACCAAAGAAATCATTTTCAAGATGTACAACATAATCCGGATTAAATATACAATGTATATTGATTAAACGGGCTCTATCCGTTGCAGGAAGCATTCTCAATTCGACGTTTGGAAATAAATATATTTCTTTCAGAAAATTAATTTCATCTTCTGAAAATAATTTATTTCCCGTAGTAGGATTAATCTTAAAATCTATCTCTGCTAAGTAATTTACAGCGTCCTTATATCTGTCAATTGAAAAATAATCAGTTATTCCAATCGCCTGAACATTATTTTCAAATGCTTTTTTAAAAAATCTGTAAAAGAAATCCTCCAAAGTTGCAGAAGTAAATTGATCATTTTTATTTGTTCCTTTCGTATGAACATGAAAATTCCATTTTCTCCATTCCGAGCCTCTTTTTATCATAGTTTTTTAGTTTTAATGGTTATGACAATTGATCAATTTTTGATCAAAGAAAGTTTTTAAATGTACGGATTTGATGATAGTCGGATTTACGGAAAACCGTAAATATCAATTTCTATTACAATTTTTTACGTAACGTCGTTACTGAAATATTTACTACATATAATATTTCTAGCTATTATAAATAAATTTATCCATTTAGATGTTAAATGGTTTAAAATTTTTGGTACTAAAGTCTAAATAAACGTAGCTATGAAGATCGCTTTCAATTAAAAATCGATTTATTTTTTCGTCAAATTCTTGATTATTTGTACTAGGAAGGGGAATGTCTAATTGTACTGATTCATTATTGTCATTGACAATTCTAACATTTATATCAAGTTCATCAATAGAATACACTTTCCCTTGTTTGCAACTTATTATATCAAAAATTATTGAATAGAAATTTTGAGAACTTGTTATAGACAGATCGGAAAGATTTTTAGTTTTCCAAGGAGTAAATATTAAAGTGTTAGAATTCATATGATTATATGAATTTAAGTGCCAAATACATGTGCTTCCAAAAAATTCAAATGGTGATGATAAATAACCATCATTTGTTTCATTAAAGAACATTTCCCAGATGGCGAACTGATCTAACCAGATATGCTGTTTGCTAATTTGTTCAGAAAAATGAGACATGTTTCTCTTCGATAGATAGTCCCATGGATAATTATCCTGGGTTATTTGAGGTCTTTTGCCTTCAAATATTCCAACCTTAATGGAATTGTTGTGTCTAAAAACAAAAATTCCGTCAACACCGATTTTTTGCTCATCTTCACCCCTGATAGATTGAGAATGGCTCCTCATTCCGTGTCTTGTAAAAGCATCTCTAATAAGAGTAGTTAGGCTCGAAACATAATCTCTTTCAGAAGTAATTATATTATTTCTTAGCTCTTCTCTACAACGGCAATCTATATTATAGCAAATAATTGCGATGTAGTCAGCAGTATTGAAGTCTCCAAACATTTATTAATTTGATATGGTTATTAGTTATAACAAAAGTAATCATAAAAACATTATTTTTAGAAGTAGAAAGTAAAATCATTCTAATAATCAATGTTTAAGAAAATATTTTTGACTAATTATTTTTTCTGAATAGAATTAAAAATATAAAATATTTCTATTTTTTGTCTACAAAAAGATTATAAATAAATTCCAGGTTTGTAACTATTGCTCCTAAAACAAATGCTATAATTGAGTAGATAATATACCGCGTAAATTGTTTGTTTTGAAGCTTAAGATTTTCAACTGTTAAATCATCAATTTCTTTCTGCTTTGTTATTGCAGAATTTTGATATTCTAAATTCTCATTTTGTAATATTAGATTTTGTGTTGTTAATTCATGTAAATTTATCTGTTTGTCCTCGTGCTGTTTGAGATACGAGAATGATATAAAATTCCATCCTTTCTGTGTTAGCTTTATGGATTCTGAAGGTTTATATTCAGCATATTCTAATTGCTGAAGACGGTCTGCAAGAAATCCAGCTTCAAAATAAAAAAGATTAGCTTTGGTAAGCATTCTTTGCAATCCATAATAGTCTGAATATCCACTTCTCTCTTTTAAGAATTTTATTATTAATTCTAATGTAAATTCCTGTTTTTGAATATTATCCATAATATTTAATTTTCTCTGCTATAATTTGAATGAATCTGATTTTTCCGCGGTTGATCTTTTGAGTATGATTACTCGCTTACGCCCCATAAAAGGAAATCAAAAAAATAGAATCTCTGTTTTTATATAGATATGTAATTTAAAATAGCTTTAATATTAATATTTTCAATTCTTATATATACAACAAAAATAAAAAGCTTTCTCAAATGATGACTCAGTATTATCACTGAATCCTTATAATTTGAACAATTATTTGCAGTTATGTTAAAAAAATCTACTTTCATTTTCAATTCACAACTATTACATAACTATATTTGCTCTTTTTTATAACTTTATAATTTTTTCAATTTCATTTGACTTTATTACCAATGTTTTTAATATTCAGTTTTCCAAATGTTTTTTCGGCTTTATATTGACATCTATCATCATTGGTGAAGAAAACGTCACAATGTGAAGCATAGATTTTATTAGACTGTCATCAAACATATTATTAAAATTTGCATCACCTTTACATTGATAGTATATTTAATCACTATAATATCGAAGATAAGTCTACTTTGCTACTATTGATACATAGATAGCGCAAATAGCAACAACTAATGAAGCGATAGCAATGATAATCATTAAGATATTCATTTTCTCAGATCTTTTACTCAGATTATAAGTATGATAATTAAAGAATGATGCAGATGCTAAATTTTGTAGGGTTTGTTGTCTGAAATGGTCTATTCCGATATCAGTAATTTTGAAAATAGGATTGTGAGTATCTTCTTCAATAATTTTAACTTCAACATATCCTAGTGTTATTAATCTCTTGATAGAATACTTTATATCAGACACTGTTAAATTGAAGTACAGATTATTTGAGATGTTATTATAAAGTGATTGTGTCAAATATCTATAATCAAACTCATTTTTTTCAATAAAACATTCTATAATTGACGTCATTATGGAATATTCTCTGTAGTATTTTAACGAAATGTCTTTACTTTTAATTATTACTGATTTATCTATTACATAAGGTTCAACACTCTTCTTTAATAGATTCACTGATTGAATTAGTTGATTAACATCATTTAAATCCTCCTTGTTCCAATCATCTGGATTGTTTGTTAAATCTCGTAAACTTTTTTGTGAATTCATCATTATATATTTTAAGATTAGTAGCTAAATATACAAACTATAAATCATCGCCATAATAAATAATTTATCGGTTAATAAAAGTATAGATAACTGTGTTTGATATCAAATAATTACGGTCTTCCGTAAAACAAAAAATCCCGACTTTTCGTTGGGATG
It contains:
- a CDS encoding nSTAND3 domain-containing NTPase, with translation MNGRLKLIEQQLIGIDSAAFQNLCDVYLNFKENDLQSISRAGSQFGKQKPIKGTPDTFFRNGEGKLIFVEFTTTNIGIVKKLKGDISKCIDSSFTKIDSREIEKIILFFNSRLAVKQEQEIFRFAKDKNVFIELIGLDKLALDIYINYPILSRDILGIALETGQILPLSSFIKEYNNKGGNLSTPLDNPFLNRGKELLRIKNSLANKDIIVLSGSAGVGKTKLSLKSIEEFKEENIDFTSYVIVNKDADIWEDVRMQLQKNKNYILLIDDANRQLNNFNQILGILNEERRGKVKIIITARDYAIDHLFNASDNIDYDLIEIEKFSDEEIRELISNDFFNIKNSKYQDKIIALADGNSRLAIMAAKLAMEKQLNFLQGGVYNLYDHYFQTFIKDFDLFNNPILLKTIGIVSFFFTIQRDDKEFIEKLINDFDINHIDFHEAIDELHRRELVEIKGSYVRISEQVMSTYFFYKVFIKDKVLPFKKLLFEYFEKYNSRFKETVILCNNTFGYHEVLEKIQLDIDLYFQTHISNEEKIIQFIKLFWFYKREETLYYIYNKVVNTKQLDDPYYISTYGTNEFVYEEDIIISLLNPFFTHYTEDSFISSVELAFEYVKRNHEAFPELIRRLKENISFDDDDEFNNNFEKQKEFCNLLISRSNEGQIHYKEAFLGLASNFLKHSNRVFKTARNENAFTHYNYSIPLNETVKYIRTNAWKHLFLLYDKYPERVLKIINDWKPFFGDMNKKMLTYDLSLILPFIEEKLDSKSFTDINFVQNFVSWLRYNKITNIKYLHLNKLFSNSEYDDFKVFDWTGGSRKKNIENLSHADYKKMRTTEISKHFIFKNTSDFKRFGTLLKNNFLAFQDSGRNLDSVNVIIESTFKRNKKIGFELLKYFLKNHAKTRISIPYKAVSLVTNDEEFSSLFYKFLKSWKHLDCYRLKFVFFEVLEEHLVTQLYVKELYSLVKNIDDRIHFGFSWLSKFSKYQESIFTDFLHIIYKKKVEGLPISIDDEIFENFTFQLKDDITILQKLYLLEIIANPNHFDYERDGLKSLLEIDKDFIFRYVELHYYTAGRKKISSSDNLGFVWEMYNDDYLEELFKSIIKNTLSIGFGEEEIDMFFKNISETGKAKALVFLRKMIVKKAKNVPFVNCVIRLIRRYYSHEFENFLLLYVEHNANTEDFSRIWWRGNGGTYSGDVNIGEVHRNDWQRIYKIIEKGKNQLNLIPIKNSIKEEINSSIEQAERERLRKFIRSR
- a CDS encoding Abi family protein — protein: MRFEDFKNIMSEPRINRYLNAVSLDTRKAMTLYRKNLKLSQEMFTIVSCFEVALRNAIDRHYTNLFGPEWLKDFVLAGGQLDTVQSRTTKNIISNTKQKLGVSYTHPKLVAELDFGLWRYLFAKPQFLAGGQNLLQIFPSKPTSTPTIQYNHTFIFNELAKINDLRNRIAHHEPICFVPNNAVINTNYTRQSYNLIVQFFRWMNINESELLYGLDHIINVCNEIDNI
- a CDS encoding TrlF family AAA-like ATPase, encoding MIKRGSEWRKWNFHVHTKGTNKNDQFTSATLEDFFYRFFKKAFENNVQAIGITDYFSIDRYKDAVNYLAEIDFKINPTTGNKLFSEDEINFLKEIYLFPNVELRMLPATDRARLINIHCIFNPDYVVHLENDFFGHLENQEGKKMNRHGLTDYGRELDGNLQTDDLRYKKGVDNFVIDLKSLKELIGNNNRFNENCIFVVSNSNNDGASGIQKHYDLFDNEEGSLDGLRTSIYKISQCIFSNNTKDVNYFLGKRLEGTEGYTEEIYKKEVEDVISQRGSLKACLVGCDSHSETTLFSKFTWVKADLTFEGLRQICFEPEQRVKIQPSRPDFKEDKVIIDRVKFFSPKKTFSDQYIYLHPNLNVIIGGKSSGKSILLYSIAKTLLPDQEILLNENDEEKYNLKSMDVHFNFEVTSQSSISQSMFRDEDENSIIPDLKYIPQNYLVKLAEPELNKKGRPLNKLVRELINEDPDSRSKYDIFIKNVRDFDKEREDLINQYFELNDDINKIETDLKTKSNKEVLETNIKTNDEKVVELNKEAGLSDEELEKYKEIQEKHELNTQKKEEFRNDYRHTVDSLKELGQHTDNLAASNQTFLDGIKNKDIREYYRQKLDIITTVKNEIDSLAKEIKTETNEEGIRIFVHDNKYKELATSIENDIKITDEELKPFQKNEEIQQQVKILNDSIASDKKLLTEIDQLNKSKTEKIESITKCRDDIFKMYDSVFVEYQQIINDLKDRTTELEKDGLKIDGISQFNFAKLYKNIYAISDGRKAHYNNYPEIFNENKKATSDFEYDVIKVEIEKVFNEICNENYAILPRVDKKQAIKTLLEDYFFDYWKITYKNDKLGEMSTGKASFVILMLIIGLSKSKSPILIDQPEDNLDNRSITQDLVFYLKNKKLERQIIVVTHNANIVVNADSENIIVANQKGQNDIDSSSKFLFDYVNGAIENTSSLNAEEKDLLKSMGIREHIADIVEGGKDAFILREKKYRFEKVSN